The following are from one region of the Veillonella nakazawae genome:
- a CDS encoding cell division protein FtsQ/DivIB, with protein MDDKQNHPSNSGEMQSSTPVRDERAVFRKRVLKIGGAVTLVLVGLFTLPIPFGSLKVTGSDKVTVQDVMVAGDIHEPVNILQISTEKLKTRLSKDLRVEEAQISYQLPLTMVVNVVERKAVAVVPAQFGYLTLDSKGQVIASEPAIQDTSVPMISGVKAGNILLGDTVVDKPILAALEYLNSLDEETFKNIAEVNIGDPDAIMAYTVSGVQIRLGDGKDLAKKAELTQSMLQDIKKTHGNVQYIDVNVSSPYIKTDVMPEVKKHQNGAPTTENSSTKKDDKKQDR; from the coding sequence ATGGATGATAAGCAAAACCATCCATCCAACTCTGGGGAGATGCAGTCTTCTACACCTGTTCGTGATGAACGGGCTGTATTTAGAAAACGAGTGTTAAAAATCGGTGGTGCAGTTACTCTCGTGTTGGTGGGGTTGTTTACACTACCTATTCCTTTTGGATCTTTAAAAGTTACTGGATCGGATAAGGTAACTGTACAAGATGTAATGGTAGCTGGTGATATTCATGAACCTGTTAATATATTGCAGATTAGTACAGAAAAATTAAAAACTAGATTATCGAAAGATTTACGTGTCGAAGAGGCTCAAATTAGCTATCAGTTGCCACTGACAATGGTGGTAAATGTAGTAGAACGCAAGGCAGTTGCAGTTGTACCGGCTCAGTTTGGATACTTAACCCTTGATAGTAAGGGACAAGTGATCGCATCTGAGCCAGCTATACAAGACACATCTGTTCCTATGATTTCTGGTGTGAAAGCTGGAAATATACTATTAGGTGATACAGTAGTAGATAAACCGATATTGGCGGCTCTTGAATATTTGAACTCACTCGATGAGGAGACATTCAAGAATATTGCAGAGGTTAATATTGGAGATCCTGATGCGATAATGGCATATACTGTTTCAGGTGTACAGATTCGACTGGGGGATGGCAAAGACTTAGCTAAAAAAGCAGAGCTAACTCAGTCGATGTTACAAGATATTAAAAAGACACATGGTAATGTACAGTATATAGATGTTAATGTTTCATCACCGTACATTAAAACCGATGTGATGCCAGAAGTTAAAAAGCATCAGAATGGAGCACCGACTACAGAAAATTCATCTACTAAGAAGGATGATAAAAAACAAGATAGATAA
- a CDS encoding DUF896 domain-containing protein: protein MSNINDTLKRINELAAKKKSGQQLTPEELAEKKELYEIYLSFIRGQITDTLDRVEFVDLETGERTAPKQALENLANQADKDIKEHKDIH, encoded by the coding sequence ATGAGCAATATTAACGATACATTAAAACGTATAAATGAACTAGCAGCAAAGAAAAAATCTGGGCAACAACTCACACCAGAGGAATTAGCAGAAAAAAAAGAACTTTATGAAATTTACTTAAGCTTCATTCGAGGCCAAATCACAGATACATTGGACCGTGTTGAATTCGTAGATCTAGAAACAGGTGAACGTACAGCTCCTAAACAAGCACTCGAAAACTTGGCTAACCAAGCTGACAAAGACATAAAAGAACATAAAGATATTCACTAA
- the prfA gene encoding peptide chain release factor 1, which produces MLVDKLQVIEDKFMDLEQRISDPEVIARQDEWRKLTRQHAQLSETVETFRTYKKVLAGIDEAMEVIEDKSMDEEFREMAQEELKELKPQKEELEEKLQILLLPKDPNDDKNIIIEIRGGAGGDEAALFAGDLFRMYTKYAESQGWRCEIIDANEPELGGFKEVIFSVDGENVYSKMKFESGVHRVQRVPATETQGRVHTSTVTVAVLPEMEDVDIEVNEKDLKIDTYRASGAGGQHINKTESAVRITHLPSGIVVACQDQRSQLQNREKAMRVLRAKLQDQAEQEAISSMAADRKSQVGTGDRSERIRTYNYPQGRVTDHRINLTLYKLDAILNGDLDEIIQALNAADQAAKMQEANTNA; this is translated from the coding sequence ATGTTAGTAGATAAATTACAAGTTATTGAAGATAAATTTATGGACCTGGAGCAGCGCATCAGTGACCCTGAAGTGATTGCCCGCCAAGATGAATGGCGTAAATTAACACGTCAACATGCTCAATTATCTGAAACAGTTGAAACATTCCGTACTTATAAAAAAGTATTAGCTGGTATTGATGAAGCTATGGAAGTTATTGAAGATAAATCCATGGATGAAGAATTCCGCGAAATGGCACAAGAGGAATTAAAAGAGCTAAAACCTCAAAAAGAGGAATTAGAAGAGAAACTACAAATCCTTTTATTGCCTAAGGACCCTAATGATGATAAGAATATTATCATTGAAATTCGCGGTGGTGCCGGTGGTGATGAAGCAGCACTATTTGCAGGCGATTTGTTCCGTATGTACACAAAATATGCGGAAAGCCAAGGATGGCGTTGTGAGATTATCGATGCCAATGAGCCTGAATTAGGTGGCTTTAAAGAAGTTATTTTCTCTGTAGATGGTGAAAATGTATACTCTAAAATGAAATTTGAATCTGGTGTACACCGTGTACAACGTGTGCCTGCTACAGAAACACAAGGCCGTGTACATACGTCTACAGTTACTGTGGCTGTATTACCAGAAATGGAAGATGTTGATATTGAAGTTAATGAAAAAGACTTAAAAATCGACACCTATCGTGCGAGTGGTGCGGGCGGTCAACATATCAATAAAACTGAATCTGCTGTTCGTATTACACACTTACCATCCGGTATCGTTGTAGCTTGTCAAGACCAACGTTCTCAATTACAAAACCGTGAAAAAGCCATGCGTGTATTGCGTGCTAAATTGCAAGACCAAGCTGAACAAGAGGCTATTTCTAGCATGGCAGCAGACCGAAAGAGTCAAGTTGGTACAGGTGACCGTAGTGAACGTATTCGTACCTATAACTATCCACAAGGTCGCGTAACTGATCATCGTATTAACTTAACATTGTATAAATTAGATGCTATTTTAAATGGCGATCTAGATGAAATCATTCAAGCCTTAAATGCTGCTGACCAAGCGGCAAAAATGCAGGAGGCTAATACAAATGCATAA
- a CDS encoding DUF1385 domain-containing protein has product MRGALVNTERIKKFVGGQAVIEGVMMRGPGVTATAVREPAGTIVVQKEPTKSIADTYPILKKPFLRGCVALYESLVIGMKALSFSAKAAGDEEEEMSNSEIAITMVISTIFAIAVFLALPTFIVKFIPGVQDNHVVLNLIEGVIRLVLFLLYIWGIGLTKDIQRVFQYHGAEHKTIHTYELDLPLTVENVRKQSRLHPRCGTNFLLIVMVVSIFIFAFLGWPNLLERILSRVLLMPVVAGIAYEVIRLAGRSEHSFVKALIKPGLALQYMTTREPEDDQIEVAIRALEEVRPLESDAYEEE; this is encoded by the coding sequence ATGAGAGGAGCTCTTGTGAACACAGAACGTATTAAAAAGTTTGTCGGTGGACAAGCTGTGATCGAAGGTGTCATGATGAGGGGGCCTGGTGTTACAGCAACAGCTGTACGAGAACCAGCGGGAACCATTGTAGTTCAAAAAGAGCCTACAAAATCTATTGCTGACACATATCCAATTTTGAAAAAACCATTTCTTCGAGGCTGTGTAGCCCTTTATGAATCCCTCGTAATTGGCATGAAGGCATTGTCCTTCTCCGCTAAAGCCGCTGGCGATGAAGAGGAAGAAATGTCTAATAGTGAAATTGCCATTACTATGGTTATTTCCACCATATTTGCGATAGCTGTATTTTTGGCATTGCCTACATTTATCGTAAAATTTATTCCTGGTGTACAGGATAATCATGTAGTATTAAATCTCATTGAAGGTGTCATTCGTTTAGTACTTTTTCTACTCTACATTTGGGGGATTGGGCTTACGAAGGATATTCAACGAGTTTTCCAATATCATGGGGCCGAGCATAAAACAATTCATACCTATGAATTAGACTTGCCTCTTACTGTAGAAAACGTTCGTAAACAAAGTCGTTTACATCCACGATGTGGTACAAATTTCTTACTTATCGTTATGGTGGTGAGTATCTTTATTTTTGCCTTTTTAGGTTGGCCTAATTTGTTGGAGCGTATTCTGAGCCGCGTACTTCTCATGCCAGTAGTGGCAGGTATTGCGTACGAGGTTATTCGTCTTGCTGGTCGTAGTGAGCATTCCTTTGTGAAAGCTCTTATCAAACCAGGTCTTGCATTACAGTACATGACCACACGTGAACCAGAAGATGATCAAATTGAAGTCGCTATACGAGCTCTTGAAGAGGTTCGCCCTCTTGAGAGTGATGCATATGAAGAGGAATAA
- a CDS encoding aminotransferase class I/II-fold pyridoxal phosphate-dependent enzyme has translation MTSVAAKHAKGKKLKDVIFVTAGQAQADAKENGRENVVNGTLGAIYDEDGKLVFLKTVKDEYLSLPDSEYVGYAPIAGVPEFLAAAEAECFGQSRPEGHIRSIATTGGTGGIHHLVHNYTEPGDEVLTADWYWGAYRILCSDVGRTLVTYSLFDEHNNFNHEAFQNRVNELAAKQTNVVILFNTPGNNPTGYSIEDKDWESILNFLKELVAIGRNNVIIGIDVAYLDYSGEKEEVRAFFSKFSHLPKEILTCVCYSLSKGFTMYGQRVGALIGISDDEEIADEFLEINKSTSRATWSNICRPAMRTMANIVADPAKFKAYEDERNCYYQLIRDRADIFKQEAARVGLPMLPYRGGFFITIPTDSANAICEELKKEHIYVIALTNGIRIAACGIPKFQMTGLAEKIYNAMKRLGKL, from the coding sequence ATGACAAGTGTTGCTGCAAAGCATGCAAAAGGGAAAAAACTTAAAGATGTAATCTTTGTAACTGCTGGCCAAGCCCAAGCTGATGCTAAAGAAAATGGTCGCGAGAACGTTGTTAATGGTACATTAGGTGCGATTTATGATGAGGATGGTAAATTAGTATTCCTTAAAACCGTTAAGGACGAATATTTAAGTCTTCCAGATTCTGAATATGTTGGTTATGCTCCGATTGCAGGTGTACCTGAGTTCCTTGCTGCTGCAGAGGCGGAATGCTTTGGACAATCTCGTCCAGAAGGTCATATCCGTAGTATTGCTACTACAGGTGGTACAGGCGGTATTCATCACTTAGTTCATAACTATACAGAACCTGGTGATGAGGTGTTGACTGCTGATTGGTACTGGGGTGCCTATCGTATACTTTGTAGCGATGTAGGTCGTACACTTGTTACCTATTCTTTATTTGATGAACATAATAACTTTAACCATGAAGCGTTCCAAAATCGTGTAAATGAATTAGCTGCAAAACAAACAAATGTCGTAATTTTGTTTAATACACCTGGTAATAACCCAACAGGTTACTCTATAGAGGACAAAGATTGGGAATCTATCCTTAACTTCTTGAAAGAACTCGTTGCTATAGGCCGTAATAATGTAATCATTGGCATTGATGTAGCATACCTTGATTATTCTGGTGAAAAAGAAGAGGTTCGTGCATTCTTTAGTAAATTCAGTCATTTGCCAAAAGAAATCCTTACATGTGTTTGCTATAGCTTGTCTAAAGGCTTCACTATGTATGGGCAACGTGTAGGTGCCTTGATTGGTATTTCTGATGATGAAGAAATTGCTGATGAATTCTTAGAAATCAACAAATCTACAAGCCGTGCTACATGGTCTAATATATGCCGGCCTGCAATGCGTACAATGGCAAATATTGTAGCTGATCCAGCTAAGTTTAAAGCTTATGAAGATGAACGTAATTGCTATTATCAATTGATTCGTGATCGTGCTGATATATTTAAACAAGAAGCAGCCCGAGTTGGTCTTCCTATGTTGCCATATCGAGGTGGTTTCTTTATTACGATTCCTACAGATTCTGCTAATGCTATCTGTGAAGAGTTGAAAAAAGAACATATCTATGTTATCGCTTTAACTAACGGTATTCGCATAGCTGCTTGTGGTATTCCTAAATTCCAAATGACAGGACTAGCTGAAAAAATTTATAATGCTATGAAACGCCTCGGCAAATTATAA
- a CDS encoding small basic family protein, which produces MNIYIFAIIGLIIGAILGWIAPLHIPASYSNYTSVAVLAALDAVFGGSRAALERTFDLSNFVIGFFSNMVLAVILVYVGDLIGINLYYVALIGFGLRVFINVGAIRKIIMTKRF; this is translated from the coding sequence ATGAATATCTATATCTTTGCCATCATTGGCCTAATTATAGGGGCTATCCTAGGATGGATAGCACCACTTCATATCCCCGCTAGTTATTCGAATTATACTTCGGTAGCTGTTCTAGCAGCTTTAGATGCAGTATTTGGTGGCAGTCGAGCAGCATTGGAAAGAACATTTGATCTTAGTAACTTTGTCATTGGGTTCTTTTCAAATATGGTATTAGCTGTTATTCTTGTATATGTTGGTGATTTAATAGGCATTAACCTATATTATGTGGCCCTTATTGGATTTGGGTTACGTGTATTTATTAATGTAGGCGCTATACGCAAAATAATTATGACTAAGCGGTTCTAA
- the prmC gene encoding peptide chain release factor N(5)-glutamine methyltransferase — MHKEIWTIGRILQWTEQYFQSKEMDTPRLDGEVLLSHVLGKDRIYLYTHYDQPLIQEELDAFRPLVQERAKGHCVAAIIGEKDFMGLTFKVNDKVLIPRPDTETLIEHVLGTYSKDSKVRILDVCTGPGTILLSLLHYLPYACGVGLEISTDALAVAEENSERFNLHDRVQFLESDMFSALAGKAEKFDLIVSNPPYIRTGDAKLLSQDVLNEPHIALFGGEDGLEFYRILAKECGTYLKPQGRIAFEIGYDQAEEVKALLKEAGHYSNIQCIADLGGNNRVVTAVYEG; from the coding sequence ATGCATAAGGAGATTTGGACAATCGGTCGTATTCTCCAGTGGACAGAGCAGTACTTTCAAAGCAAGGAGATGGATACACCTCGACTTGATGGGGAAGTACTGCTTTCTCACGTTTTAGGCAAGGATCGTATTTATCTATATACCCATTATGACCAACCACTTATTCAAGAGGAGCTCGATGCTTTCAGACCTCTCGTTCAAGAACGAGCTAAGGGGCATTGTGTAGCGGCTATTATTGGGGAAAAGGACTTTATGGGATTGACCTTTAAGGTTAATGATAAGGTATTGATTCCACGACCTGATACAGAAACTTTGATTGAACATGTATTAGGTACGTACTCAAAAGATAGTAAGGTTCGCATCCTTGATGTATGTACAGGCCCTGGTACGATACTACTTAGTCTATTACACTATTTGCCGTATGCGTGTGGTGTAGGTCTTGAAATATCTACGGATGCCTTGGCAGTGGCTGAGGAGAATAGTGAAAGATTTAACTTACATGATCGTGTTCAATTCTTAGAGTCCGATATGTTTTCTGCCTTGGCTGGTAAAGCTGAAAAGTTTGACCTCATCGTATCGAATCCACCATATATCCGTACAGGGGATGCTAAATTATTGTCTCAGGATGTATTAAATGAGCCTCATATTGCCTTGTTTGGTGGTGAAGATGGATTAGAATTCTATCGTATTTTAGCTAAAGAATGCGGTACATACTTAAAACCGCAAGGCCGTATAGCCTTTGAAATAGGTTACGATCAAGCGGAAGAGGTAAAGGCTTTATTAAAAGAAGCTGGTCATTACTCCAACATTCAGTGTATCGCTGATCTTGGTGGTAATAACCGTGTTGTAACCGCAGTATATGAGGGATAA
- a CDS encoding outer membrane beta-barrel protein produces the protein MKKLVLLTLAATVVAGSAFAAAPVTKISDGSTKVQADYAFKQHVSKGGGNSNDGFGVSLQHDLSNKTAVQYSYDKLNAKNGDIKDHQLALVYKVHPNVNVYGAGTAIRTNDTELGFQAGVIGHVPLTEKVNGFAKAGWGNDIKQTYQVGAQYEVRPDVDLNVYYGYDKYSVNSNDKTAKGLHAGVGYSF, from the coding sequence ATGAAGAAATTAGTATTATTAACTCTAGCAGCTACAGTTGTGGCAGGTAGTGCATTTGCAGCGGCACCTGTAACAAAAATTAGCGACGGTTCCACTAAAGTACAAGCTGATTATGCATTTAAACAACATGTATCTAAAGGTGGCGGCAATAGTAACGACGGTTTCGGGGTTTCTTTGCAACACGATCTTTCTAATAAAACTGCTGTTCAATATTCTTATGATAAATTGAATGCAAAAAATGGCGACATTAAAGATCATCAATTAGCATTAGTTTATAAAGTGCATCCAAACGTAAACGTATATGGTGCTGGTACTGCAATTCGTACAAATGATACAGAATTAGGTTTCCAAGCTGGTGTTATTGGTCATGTGCCATTGACAGAAAAAGTAAACGGCTTTGCTAAAGCTGGTTGGGGTAACGATATTAAACAAACTTACCAAGTAGGTGCTCAATATGAAGTTCGCCCTGATGTAGACTTGAACGTATACTATGGCTATGATAAATATAGCGTAAATAGCAACGATAAAACTGCAAAAGGTTTACACGCTGGTGTAGGCTACTCCTTCTAA
- a CDS encoding DUF881 domain-containing protein: MIVVRHERWAIAIVSCILGFMVVTQYKMTQDNIEENIRLQRTGDLAVQLREAQSERDALLKQIESLKKSGANGGGKADEQLMMKAALTNVKGPGVSVLIEDSLKPVQSGENPNLYVIHDEDILRIVNELRAGGAEAIAINDQRLIGTSEIRCSGPTITVNGKVFGAPFTVKAIGDPKTLNSALTMRGGVVDSLKHWGIKVTIKQEEDVAIPAFTGTFREEHMKPNELGGKE; the protein is encoded by the coding sequence ATGATTGTCGTGAGACACGAACGGTGGGCAATTGCCATAGTCAGCTGTATATTAGGGTTCATGGTTGTTACCCAATATAAGATGACTCAAGATAATATAGAAGAAAATATTCGCTTACAACGAACTGGCGATTTAGCGGTACAATTGAGAGAGGCCCAGAGTGAACGTGATGCTTTGTTAAAGCAAATTGAGTCACTAAAAAAATCTGGCGCTAATGGCGGTGGTAAAGCTGATGAACAGCTCATGATGAAAGCGGCTTTAACTAATGTTAAAGGGCCGGGCGTTAGTGTGTTGATTGAAGATAGCTTAAAGCCTGTACAAAGTGGAGAAAACCCCAATTTATATGTAATTCATGATGAAGATATTCTAAGAATTGTTAATGAATTACGGGCTGGTGGGGCTGAAGCGATAGCTATTAATGATCAACGCCTCATAGGAACGTCTGAAATACGATGTTCAGGCCCGACTATTACTGTAAATGGGAAGGTCTTTGGAGCTCCCTTTACGGTGAAAGCTATTGGAGATCCAAAGACATTAAATTCTGCGCTAACTATGCGCGGTGGTGTAGTAGATTCACTTAAACATTGGGGAATAAAGGTAACTATAAAGCAAGAAGAGGATGTAGCGATTCCTGCTTTCACAGGTACTTTTAGAGAAGAACATATGAAGCCTAATGAGTTAGGAGGTAAAGAATGA
- the nth gene encoding endonuclease III: MRVTKAIKAEQLKLLQEHYFDAKPALEYTNEFELLVAVVLSAQCTDERVNIVTKRLFPELNHPAKMLAIGVTKLETLIKDCGLYKSKAKNLIATCQILVEQYHGEVPREFDQLVELPGVGRKTANVLVSVLFGTPAIAVDTHVFRVSNRLKLGIAKTPEEMELKLQKAIPKEDWSAAHHWLIYHGRKLCKARKPLCEECFLNHLCPSAGKV, from the coding sequence ATGCGTGTAACAAAAGCAATAAAGGCAGAGCAATTGAAATTATTGCAAGAGCATTATTTTGATGCAAAACCTGCCCTTGAGTATACAAATGAATTTGAATTATTAGTGGCAGTCGTATTATCTGCACAATGTACGGATGAGAGAGTTAATATCGTTACTAAACGGTTATTTCCTGAACTAAATCATCCGGCTAAGATGTTAGCAATTGGGGTTACCAAATTAGAAACTCTGATTAAGGACTGTGGCCTTTATAAATCTAAAGCCAAAAATTTGATTGCCACTTGTCAGATTCTAGTAGAACAATACCACGGGGAAGTGCCACGGGAGTTTGATCAACTCGTTGAATTACCTGGTGTAGGTCGTAAGACTGCAAATGTGCTAGTATCTGTATTGTTTGGTACGCCAGCGATCGCTGTAGATACTCATGTATTCCGTGTGTCTAACCGATTAAAATTGGGTATTGCTAAAACACCAGAAGAGATGGAATTAAAGTTGCAGAAGGCAATTCCTAAAGAGGATTGGTCGGCTGCTCATCACTGGTTGATTTATCATGGTCGTAAACTATGTAAGGCTCGTAAGCCATTATGTGAAGAATGTTTTTTAAATCACTTATGTCCTTCAGCTGGAAAGGTTTAA
- the rpmE gene encoding 50S ribosomal protein L31: protein MKQGIHPDYKEATVTCGCGNTFKTGSVKEDLRVDVCSKCHPFFTGQQRAAQARGRIEQFNKRYGK, encoded by the coding sequence ATGAAACAAGGTATTCATCCAGACTATAAAGAAGCTACAGTAACTTGCGGTTGTGGCAACACATTCAAAACTGGCTCTGTAAAAGAAGACCTTCGTGTAGACGTTTGCTCCAAATGCCATCCGTTCTTCACTGGTCAACAACGTGCTGCTCAAGCTCGTGGTCGTATTGAACAATTTAACAAACGTTACGGCAAATAA
- the ftsZ gene encoding cell division protein FtsZ: MSDFANIKVIGVGGGGNNAVNRMVDNQIKGVQFLAVNTENQVLELSKADVTIQIGEKVTKGLGAGANPQIGEEAAQESREEITKALEGADMVFVTAGMGGGTGTGAAPIVAECAKEVGALTVGVVTKPFAFEGKRRRAAAEKGIEFLTQKVDTIIVIPNDKLLQVVDKKCSVSDAFSKADEVLRQGIKGISDLIQIPGLINLDFADVKTIMTNQGEALMGIGEGTGENRAADAAKMAINSPLLETSIDGAKGILLNISGSSELGIFEVNEAAQIISDAADPDANIIFGSVIDESLGDKVQVTVVATGFGNNAKSVPEFGKTTTTSRPAATTTTTNSGIPDIPVFMKR; this comes from the coding sequence ATGTCTGATTTTGCAAATATTAAAGTTATCGGTGTTGGTGGCGGCGGTAATAACGCTGTTAATCGTATGGTTGATAACCAAATTAAAGGTGTTCAATTTTTAGCCGTTAATACAGAAAACCAAGTGCTTGAATTGTCTAAAGCGGATGTAACAATTCAAATCGGTGAAAAAGTTACTAAAGGCCTTGGTGCTGGTGCTAACCCACAAATCGGTGAAGAAGCAGCTCAAGAAAGCCGTGAAGAAATTACTAAAGCTCTTGAAGGTGCTGATATGGTATTCGTAACTGCTGGTATGGGCGGTGGTACTGGTACTGGTGCTGCTCCAATCGTAGCTGAATGTGCTAAAGAAGTTGGTGCATTAACAGTTGGCGTTGTAACTAAACCTTTCGCATTCGAAGGCAAACGTCGTCGTGCTGCGGCAGAAAAAGGCATTGAGTTCTTGACTCAAAAAGTTGATACAATTATTGTTATTCCTAATGACAAATTGTTACAAGTTGTAGATAAAAAATGTTCCGTATCTGATGCATTCAGCAAAGCTGATGAAGTTCTTCGTCAAGGTATCAAAGGTATTTCCGATTTGATCCAAATTCCTGGTTTAATCAATCTTGACTTTGCAGACGTTAAAACTATCATGACTAATCAAGGCGAAGCTTTGATGGGTATTGGTGAAGGTACAGGTGAAAACCGTGCTGCAGACGCTGCAAAAATGGCTATCAATAGCCCATTATTGGAAACTTCCATCGATGGTGCAAAAGGCATCTTGCTTAATATTTCTGGTAGCTCCGAATTGGGTATTTTTGAAGTAAACGAAGCTGCTCAAATTATTTCTGATGCAGCAGACCCTGATGCAAATATCATCTTCGGTTCTGTTATCGATGAAAGCTTGGGCGATAAAGTTCAAGTTACTGTTGTAGCAACTGGTTTTGGCAATAACGCTAAAAGCGTACCAGAATTCGGTAAAACAACTACTACATCTCGTCCAGCAGCCACTACAACAACAACTAACAGCGGTATCCCAGATATCCCTGTATTCATGAAACGTTAA
- a CDS encoding YdbC family protein, protein MAVINFEIFKVIGTLSEDKDGWKKQLTCTSWGKYNPKFDLRAWDSEYTSMKKGITLSLEELIALRDILNESDLETILAESIEEKQASKE, encoded by the coding sequence ATGGCTGTTATTAATTTTGAAATCTTCAAAGTTATTGGTACTTTATCTGAAGATAAAGACGGTTGGAAAAAACAATTAACATGCACTAGCTGGGGCAAATATAATCCTAAGTTTGACCTTCGTGCTTGGGATAGTGAATATACAAGCATGAAAAAGGGTATTACCCTTTCTTTAGAGGAGCTCATCGCATTGCGTGACATCCTTAATGAAAGTGACTTAGAGACCATCCTAGCTGAGTCTATTGAAGAAAAGCAAGCATCCAAGGAATAG